The following proteins are co-located in the Hydrogenophaga sp. RAC07 genome:
- the serA gene encoding phosphoglycerate dehydrogenase, with product MSATSPLTRPEAPTTSIDKRKIRFLLLEGIDPSATATLQAAGYSQIENLAGSPSEEELRRKIADVHFVGIRSRTQLTAEVLAHAPKLIAIGCFCIGTNQVDLVAARQRGIAVFNAPFSNTRSVAELVLGEAILLLRGVPEKSTVAHRGGWLKTARNAHEIRGKTLGIVGYGAIGSQLSVLAEALGMQVVFVDVLSKLPLGNARQLATLPELLGTADVVSLHVPENASTEWLIGEREIAQMKPGAALINASRGRVVQIEPLAAALREHRLVGAAIDVFPEEPQSNADRFESPLRGLDNVILTPHIGGSTLEAQTNIGHEVAEKLVRYSDNGTTTSSVNFPEVALPSHPGKRRLLHVHRNVPGVLSAINRVFADNGINIAAQYLQTREDVGYVVIDVDVVHADIALTGLAGVTGTLRTRVLF from the coding sequence ATGAGCGCCACCTCTCCTCTCACCCGTCCCGAAGCCCCGACCACCTCGATCGACAAGCGCAAGATCCGCTTCCTGCTGCTCGAAGGCATCGACCCCTCGGCCACCGCCACGCTGCAAGCGGCCGGCTACAGCCAGATCGAAAACCTCGCAGGCTCACCGTCCGAAGAAGAACTGCGCCGGAAGATCGCCGATGTGCACTTCGTCGGCATCCGCTCGCGCACCCAGCTCACGGCCGAGGTGCTGGCCCATGCGCCCAAGCTGATCGCCATCGGCTGCTTCTGCATCGGCACCAACCAGGTCGACCTGGTGGCGGCGCGCCAGCGCGGCATCGCCGTGTTCAACGCGCCGTTTTCCAACACCCGGTCGGTGGCCGAGCTGGTGCTGGGCGAAGCCATCCTGCTGCTGCGCGGCGTGCCCGAAAAGAGCACGGTGGCGCACCGCGGCGGCTGGCTCAAGACGGCCCGCAACGCCCACGAAATCCGCGGCAAGACGCTGGGCATCGTGGGCTATGGCGCCATCGGATCGCAACTCTCGGTGCTGGCCGAAGCGCTGGGCATGCAGGTGGTTTTTGTCGACGTGCTCAGCAAGCTGCCGCTGGGCAATGCCCGCCAGCTGGCCACCCTGCCCGAGTTGCTCGGCACCGCCGACGTGGTGAGCCTGCACGTGCCCGAGAACGCCAGCACCGAATGGCTGATCGGCGAGCGCGAGATCGCGCAGATGAAGCCCGGCGCGGCGCTCATCAACGCCTCACGCGGCCGCGTCGTGCAGATCGAGCCGCTGGCCGCCGCGCTGCGCGAACACCGCCTGGTCGGGGCTGCCATCGACGTTTTTCCAGAAGAGCCGCAGAGCAACGCCGATCGCTTCGAGTCGCCGTTGCGCGGCCTGGACAACGTGATCCTGACGCCGCACATCGGCGGCTCCACGCTGGAGGCGCAAACCAACATCGGCCACGAGGTGGCGGAAAAGCTGGTCCGGTACAGCGACAACGGCACCACCACCTCGTCGGTCAACTTTCCCGAGGTGGCGCTGCCCTCCCACCCCGGCAAGCGCCGCCTGCTGCACGTGCACCGCAACGTGCCCGGCGTGCTGTCCGCCATCAACCGGGTGTTCGCCGACAACGGCATCAACATCGCCGCGCAGTACCTGCAGACGCGCGAGGACGTGGGTTACGTGGTCATCGACGTTGACGTCGTGCACGCCGACATCGCACTGACCGGATTGGCCGGCGTGACCGGTACCTTGCGCACCCGCGTGCTGTTCTGA
- a CDS encoding DUF4198 domain-containing protein encodes MKTWISFAALWLATAAQAHEFWMQPDRFSLPVRGEVELALRVGENFTGDPVGFGRPMAESLRWFSQSGEVALTAQLPDNLNQDSVALAFERPGAQLVVLDTRPFTITLSADTFNAYLREEGLERVMAQRQAAGQDAQPGRERYRRHVKTLLSVGGQSDASFGVRAGQTLEIVPLTDPQRLQPGGALALQVLFKGQPLQGALVKVWNQRGAQLNVLRTRTDAAGRSTTTLPWSGVWMASVVHMVPTTDNQGWDWDSHWGNLTFNMPERGLMRKAP; translated from the coding sequence ATGAAAACATGGATATCTTTTGCCGCCCTGTGGCTGGCCACGGCCGCGCAGGCGCACGAATTCTGGATGCAGCCCGACCGCTTTTCACTGCCGGTGCGTGGTGAGGTGGAACTCGCTTTGCGTGTGGGCGAAAACTTCACCGGCGACCCGGTCGGCTTCGGTCGACCCATGGCCGAATCGCTGCGCTGGTTCAGCCAGTCCGGCGAGGTGGCCCTCACCGCGCAACTGCCCGACAACCTCAACCAGGACAGCGTGGCGCTGGCCTTCGAGCGACCGGGTGCCCAGCTGGTCGTGCTCGACACCCGCCCCTTCACCATCACGCTCTCGGCCGACACCTTCAATGCCTACCTGCGCGAAGAGGGCCTGGAGCGTGTGATGGCGCAGCGCCAGGCCGCCGGGCAAGACGCCCAGCCCGGGCGCGAGCGCTACCGCCGCCATGTGAAGACCCTGCTGAGCGTGGGCGGCCAGAGCGACGCCAGTTTTGGCGTGCGCGCCGGCCAGACGCTGGAGATCGTGCCGCTGACCGACCCGCAGCGCCTGCAGCCCGGCGGCGCACTGGCGCTGCAGGTACTGTTCAAAGGCCAGCCGCTGCAGGGCGCGCTGGTGAAGGTGTGGAACCAGCGCGGCGCTCAACTCAATGTGCTGCGCACGCGCACCGATGCCGCAGGACGCAGCACCACCACACTGCCTTGGTCCGGCGTGTGGATGGCCAGCGTGGTGCACATGGTGCCCACCACCGACAACCAGGGCTGGGACTGGGACAGCCACTGGGGCAACCTCACGTTCAACATGCCCGAGCGAGGTTTGATGCGCAAGGCGCCTTGA
- a CDS encoding response regulator, protein MITASEILGARVLIVDDQEVNVRMLQRLLSDAGYSHVMATMQPAEVCAMHRQHDYDLILLDLQMPGMDGFQVMEALKTIERDPYLPVIVLTAQPGHKLPALNAGAKDFISKPLDLTEVHTRIRNMLEVRLLYRQLALHNSQLEATVLERTQELRISEARFRSLTELASDWYWEQDESGAFTKVSGPVLEMLGIQVDALIDTPQDAQQAVWNESERAALLKRIAAREPFLDFHLSRQQANGARQQFRVSGQPMFDRTCRFIGYRGVGVEVLTDSH, encoded by the coding sequence ATGATCACTGCCAGTGAAATCCTGGGCGCCCGCGTCCTCATCGTTGACGACCAGGAAGTCAACGTGCGCATGCTTCAGCGCCTGCTGTCAGACGCGGGCTACAGCCATGTCATGGCGACCATGCAGCCTGCTGAAGTGTGCGCAATGCACCGCCAGCATGACTACGACCTGATCCTGCTGGATCTGCAGATGCCCGGTATGGACGGCTTTCAAGTCATGGAGGCCCTCAAGACCATCGAGCGCGACCCTTACCTTCCGGTGATCGTGCTGACGGCGCAGCCAGGGCACAAACTGCCTGCGCTGAATGCCGGGGCCAAGGATTTCATCAGCAAGCCGCTGGACCTGACCGAGGTCCACACCCGCATCCGCAACATGCTCGAAGTGCGATTGCTGTACCGCCAGTTGGCACTGCACAACAGCCAGCTCGAAGCCACCGTCCTGGAGCGCACGCAGGAACTGCGGATCAGCGAAGCGCGTTTTCGAAGCCTGACCGAACTGGCGTCCGACTGGTATTGGGAGCAGGACGAATCCGGAGCCTTCACGAAAGTGTCGGGGCCGGTGCTTGAAATGTTGGGCATCCAGGTGGATGCATTGATCGATACGCCGCAAGACGCCCAGCAGGCCGTCTGGAACGAATCAGAGCGCGCGGCCTTGCTCAAACGCATCGCCGCGCGCGAACCCTTTCTGGACTTTCACCTGAGTCGCCAGCAAGCGAACGGGGCACGCCAGCAGTTCCGCGTGAGCGGGCAGCCGATGTTTGACCGTACCTGCCGCTTCATCGGTTACCGAGGTGTGGGTGTTGAAGTGTTGACGGACAGCCATTGA
- a CDS encoding Crp/Fnr family transcriptional regulator: MTALMPRQPLLNSLPQTELNGARLNHLLGALPVVDFDLIARHLEPITLRLGESIYEPDSPLRHAIFPTTSIVSLHYVTATGASAETAAVGREGMVGLALFMGGHTTASSARVLVAGGAFRLPTGQLQRAFDRAGSLRGLLLRDALSLIAQITQFAACNRHHPIEQQFCRWLLCALDRLQSGELVMTHELVANTLGVRRESITEVAGRLQQAGVIRYRRGHISVLDRARLEYQACECYAVVKGEQLRLQAPTLASHG; the protein is encoded by the coding sequence ATGACTGCCTTGATGCCTCGGCAGCCCCTGCTGAATTCGTTGCCACAGACTGAACTGAACGGCGCGCGGCTCAACCACCTGTTGGGCGCGTTGCCGGTCGTGGACTTTGACCTCATAGCGAGGCACCTGGAGCCGATCACGTTGCGCTTGGGCGAGTCCATCTATGAACCTGACAGCCCTTTGCGTCACGCCATCTTCCCGACCACTTCCATCGTATCGTTGCACTATGTAACCGCGACCGGCGCATCGGCAGAGACAGCCGCTGTCGGCAGGGAAGGCATGGTGGGTCTAGCGCTTTTCATGGGCGGCCACACCACCGCCAGTTCAGCCCGCGTGCTCGTTGCTGGCGGTGCTTTCCGACTGCCGACGGGCCAGTTGCAGCGGGCCTTCGATCGCGCCGGCTCGCTGCGAGGGTTGCTTTTGCGAGACGCCCTCTCGCTCATCGCCCAGATCACACAGTTCGCTGCCTGTAACCGGCATCACCCCATCGAACAGCAGTTCTGCCGCTGGTTGCTGTGTGCCCTGGACCGACTGCAATCGGGCGAACTGGTGATGACCCACGAACTCGTAGCCAACACATTGGGTGTGCGTAGAGAAAGCATCACCGAAGTGGCGGGGCGCTTGCAGCAGGCCGGCGTGATCCGCTACCGCCGCGGCCACATCTCGGTGCTGGACCGTGCCAGGCTCGAATATCAAGCCTGCGAATGCTATGCCGTGGTCAAGGGCGAGCAGCTCAGGCTGCAGGCACCGACGCTGGCAAGCCACGGCTGA
- a CDS encoding FKBP-type peptidyl-prolyl cis-trans isomerase yields MKKILQLAAVLATLSFTASAHAQAAGALPADKVLPSGVALKWTAAGTGEKPLATDTVQVHYRGKLTDGKEFDSSFKRGEPATFPLNRVVPCWTQALQEMKVGDTADVTCPPATAYGERGIPGVIPANSVLEFQVQLLAVRKR; encoded by the coding sequence ATGAAAAAAATCCTCCAACTCGCCGCCGTCCTGGCCACCCTGTCGTTCACCGCATCCGCTCATGCCCAAGCCGCGGGCGCACTGCCCGCCGACAAGGTTCTTCCATCGGGCGTGGCACTCAAGTGGACCGCGGCCGGCACCGGTGAGAAGCCACTGGCCACCGACACCGTGCAGGTGCACTACCGCGGCAAGCTGACCGACGGCAAAGAGTTCGACAGCTCGTTCAAACGCGGTGAGCCCGCCACCTTTCCGCTCAACCGTGTGGTGCCCTGCTGGACACAAGCCTTGCAGGAAATGAAGGTGGGCGACACGGCCGACGTGACCTGCCCCCCGGCCACGGCCTATGGCGAGCGTGGCATTCCCGGCGTGATCCCGGCCAACAGCGTGCTGGAGTTTCAGGTGCAGCTGCTGGCGGTGAGAAAGCGCTGA
- a CDS encoding DUF4331 domain-containing protein, producing the protein MKLKTASIARGCLLMAVASAAIASSHREGPFITTVPKVDGTDFYMFRSYEGVTANGTGGRSDYVTLIANYQPLQGPYGGPNYFSMDPNALYEIHVDNNGDAREDITFQFRFTNKLNNVALPIGTQNVQIPLIQAGAVSAVNDPNLNLNESYSLTVVRGDRRKGSSTLLAASLPKPVDYIGQKTLGNAAAYKTYADKHIKEVNIPECSMPVKVFVGQRQEGFAVNLGRIFDLVNAPTATLLNPMAKDAEGMGGNHYIQKQNITSLALEVHKSCLTAGSETVIGGWTTASLRQARLLNGAPQAGHQASEKSGGAWTQVSRLGNPLVNEVVIGLGDKDKFNASQPKDDGQFLTYVSNPTLPALLGLVLEGNAAAVAPTNLPRTDLLTTFLTGITGVNKPANPTPSEMLRLNTAVPPVPEASQNRLGVAGNALNPDVNKVDDNAGFPNGRRPKDDVVDIALVAVLGGLCVINGDNDALKLNSVPGVPSLTSACKPSSVPLGAKSADIHDAVDQGVVPFLPAFPYLNTPNPGSLNL; encoded by the coding sequence ATGAAACTGAAAACCGCATCCATCGCCAGAGGATGTTTGTTGATGGCCGTCGCCAGCGCGGCGATCGCTTCAAGCCACCGCGAAGGCCCGTTCATCACCACCGTGCCGAAGGTGGACGGCACCGACTTTTACATGTTTCGCAGCTACGAAGGCGTGACCGCCAACGGCACCGGCGGACGATCGGACTACGTCACGCTGATCGCCAACTACCAGCCGCTGCAAGGTCCCTACGGTGGCCCCAACTATTTCTCGATGGACCCCAACGCGCTGTATGAAATCCATGTGGACAACAACGGCGACGCGAGGGAAGACATCACCTTCCAGTTCCGCTTCACGAACAAGCTCAACAACGTTGCACTGCCCATCGGCACCCAGAACGTTCAGATCCCCTTGATCCAGGCCGGTGCGGTATCCGCCGTCAACGACCCCAACCTCAACCTCAACGAGAGCTACAGCCTGACCGTGGTGCGCGGCGATCGCCGCAAAGGCAGCTCGACGCTCCTGGCGGCCTCGCTGCCAAAGCCGGTCGATTACATCGGCCAGAAAACGCTGGGTAACGCTGCCGCGTACAAAACGTACGCGGACAAGCACATCAAGGAAGTCAACATCCCAGAATGCAGCATGCCCGTCAAGGTGTTCGTGGGCCAGCGCCAGGAGGGATTCGCGGTCAACCTGGGTCGCATTTTTGACTTGGTCAACGCACCGACCGCCACCTTGCTCAACCCCATGGCGAAAGACGCCGAGGGCATGGGTGGCAACCACTACATCCAGAAGCAGAACATCACATCGCTGGCGCTTGAAGTGCACAAGAGCTGCCTGACCGCAGGCAGCGAGACGGTGATTGGTGGCTGGACCACAGCCAGCCTGCGCCAGGCACGTTTGCTGAACGGCGCGCCTCAGGCTGGCCACCAGGCCAGCGAAAAGTCGGGGGGTGCGTGGACGCAGGTATCGCGCCTGGGCAACCCGCTGGTCAACGAGGTGGTGATCGGTCTGGGCGACAAGGACAAGTTCAACGCGTCGCAGCCCAAGGACGATGGTCAGTTCCTGACCTATGTGAGCAACCCGACCCTGCCCGCCTTGCTGGGCCTGGTGCTTGAGGGCAACGCCGCGGCCGTGGCACCCACCAACCTGCCGCGCACCGACCTGCTCACGACCTTCCTCACCGGCATCACTGGCGTGAACAAACCGGCCAACCCGACGCCCTCGGAAATGTTGCGTCTCAACACCGCTGTGCCGCCGGTACCGGAAGCCAGCCAGAACCGCCTGGGCGTGGCAGGCAACGCGCTCAACCCCGATGTCAACAAGGTCGATGACAACGCGGGCTTCCCCAACGGTCGCCGTCCCAAAGACGACGTGGTCGACATTGCGCTCGTCGCCGTGCTCGGTGGCCTGTGTGTGATCAACGGTGACAACGACGCGCTCAAGCTCAACAGCGTGCCGGGCGTGCCGTCCCTCACGTCGGCCTGCAAGCCCTCCAGCGTGCCGCTGGGTGCCAAATCGGCCGACATCCACGACGCCGTGGACCAGGGTGTCGTGCCTTTCCTGCCCGCGTTCCCGTACCTGAACACGCCCAACCCCGGTTCGTTGAACCTGTGA